Within the Rosa rugosa chromosome 2, drRosRugo1.1, whole genome shotgun sequence genome, the region GATATATTGTTAAGAATGAAAATCTTATGGTGGCATTGGAGGATTAGTTTTCTGATCAAATAATCTTTTTAAATTTAGATACCCTTTACTTGATGTACGATTTGTAGGATTGTAATTCCAAGTCTATACTTTGAAAATGTTGATCCGAGGCACTCGGGATCTCTGAAATCATTTTTGCAACTGTTATACATAAAATTCATAATAATAAACACTACCTTTGTTACTGAATCCTTTTGATATTAATTCTCTTTAGGTTCTTAACTGGAAACATGCTGACCGGAACTGTCCCAGCTGATTGGATGAAAGCCAATAGCATGTAAGCTTCTCTTCCCATACTAATATTTAGTAAGTCGATAAGAAATTTATGTTATCTATTACTGTAATATATAAAATAAACCTCTTATCTATAGTATTACATGGTAAAGCATATATAGTACTTGCATTATCTATTGTGAGTTTGCATTTTGGAGCTTCATTGCAATTATACTCAGAAAATAGGCATTAAATCTACATGGAAAGTTAGCTTGGACAAACTTGACCTCATGCACGCACCTATCACCTAAGTGGTGAAAGTTGCTAAAGGTTTCTGCTCATGGAgtgagtttgactttttatttacTAGTCCAGTATCCAGCAATTTTTCTGCTTATCTCTACTTTTTGTGCAGTGATCTTTCATATAACAAATTCACCATGAAATCAAATGATGAGAAGTGTGAACCGCGAGATGGCTTGTAAGATTATCTTCATTAAGCTAAATTCGATTGTGTTTTATTGAGCAACCTTAACTTACTACGATGTGTTAATAATTACAACAGGAACTTGTTTGCAAGCTCTTCAGGTGACAATACTTCGTAAGTTtctaattactttttttttttttttagaaagtaAGTTTCTAATTACTTAAAATCATGCATGCATAAAACTTGCTTGATATTCCAAGCTGTGCATTCCAGTTGGTTTATGATTTTATCTTGCTGAACTTTTCTTGGTCCTCTGTTTTTTTAATCTGGCAGATCTGTTTCATGTTTACCGCTTGCAAAATGTCCAACAAGTAAGTTGCAGTTTTCTCTATAAATATCTGGtccttattttgttttgttgacTTCTGTAGTTGCAGTCCCTTACTGAATCGCTTAAACAGCTAGAAAAGATAAATATAGTACAGTGTAAAAAACACGCACCAAACATGAATTTATGCTGACTACAAGTTAAAGCCAGATCtttcttgtgtgtgtgtgtgggggggggggggggggggggggggtgtgctCGCGGTTACACTAACATGAATTTATGCTGACTACAAGTTAAAGCTTGATCTTTTCTTCTGGATCCATCTAACGCTTGACACTCTTTTTGCTCTTGGCATAGCTTGGTACGCTCTTCATATAAATTGCGGTGGAAAAGAAGTACCCCTCTATGAAAATTCCACAAGACCCATTAACGCAACATATGAGAGAGATACTGATGTAGCCGGGCCTTCATCAGTTTACGAAAGCATAAATTGGGCATCAAGCACCACTGGCTACTTCGCTGATGATGGTCGTCCTAGCAAAACCTATATCTGGACTAATTCATCTGGACTCACTATGGACAATCCTGAGTTGTACATGAATGCACGCCTTTCTCCTATTTCTCTAACTTACTATGGGTATTGTCTCGGAAATGGAAGCTACACAGTAAACCTCCACTTTGCAGAGATAATAGTTACAAATGACAAAACATTTAGTAGCCTGGGAAGACGTGTATTTGATATATACATTCAGGTAGCTATACACCTAGCCTTCGACATATACCAACAAAAGTTTGTGAGATTCAATAAATGTTGTCGAAGAAAGAAAATTAGTCAGGACTCAGTCGATAGTGGTACTTATGAACATGAAATGTTATGTAATTGTACTACATTGCAGGGGTCACTAGCGGTCAAGGATTTCAATATTGCAGATGAAGCAGATGGCTTTGGTAAGGCAGTCACAAAAAATTTCACTGCTAACGTAACTGATAGTACTTTGGAGATCCGTTTATTCTGGGCTGGGAAAGGGACAACAGGTGTCCCTTACAAAGGAGACTATGGTCCTCTTATATCAGCTATCTCTATAGTTTCTGGTATTGTCTTTTGACGCTATAAGCTTTGACCTTCTTCTGCTAATGTGTTGTAGTTTAATGTTTCTATGTAAAACTTTCATTTTGTCAAGAAAGAATGTAAGAATAAGTATCGCACCAAAGCAAAATTTGACAGAACAACTTATGTTTCATATCATCTACTTATACTGAAGTTCCAGTATCATTTGTTGCTTTGTACATTAGTTAGATGGTTGGATAACGCACTCCTATCATTAACATTTACTCTACTAAAGCTATTCTTCTTCTGGCAGACTCTCCACCCCCTCAAGAAACCCGGCCAGGAGGTGGAAGCAGTGGTATATCTGCAGGTGCAGTGGTTGGAATCGTGGCCGGAGGAGTCTTCATTATATTACTGGTTTTAGGTATTCTCTGGTGGAAAGGCTTCATAGGACCAGCAAATACTTTAGAACAAGGTATTTGTACATCTTTTCATGTATATTACTCTTGTTCCGTaagacacacacacagacacacagAGTGAAGTTTTAAATACTGCTGCTGCTAAGATATTTTTTGAGGTTAAAGCTATGGAAACACTGACGTTGTCAACTCTTAGGTCTCAAATTAGTCTTAAGATACTAAGAAATAAGAATGCTATTAGTCTGTAGTATGGACAATAATTTCTTACATGTAAGTTTActtaatatatatttgaagGGTGTGGACCTGCAAACCAGCAGATTTACCTTGAGGCAAATCAAAACTGCCACAAACAACTTTGACATATCGAATAAGATTGGAGAAGGTGGTTTTGGTCCTGTTTACAAGGTACTCTTCAGACCAGTAATTTCTGTTTATTGTTAAAAGCAGAATTTTATGTCGGTTTACGAAGGAGTTGAACCGTAACTATGTTTGATACATGCAGGGCCTTCTATCAGATGACACTGCAATTGCTGTTAAGAAGCTTTCTGCCAAATCAAAGCAAGGGAATCGTGAATTTGTGAATGAGATTGGCATGATTTCTGCTCTGCAACACCCTTACCTTGTCAAGCTTTATGGATGTTGTATTGAAGGAAATGACTTGTTGCTTGTCTATGAGTACTTGGAAAATAATAGTGTTGCTCGTGCTCCGTTTGGTAAGTGTTTCTCGTCTATAATTTTCTTATACCTAAACTTGTTTGGTTCATGCTTAGGGTCTGCAAAGATTCTATActcgaaagaaagaaaaaatatgtttcTTATAACTACTTTTTATCAATTTGACAAATTAAAGGCCCAAAAGCAAGTCAGGTGAAGATGGATTGGCCAACAAGGCACAGGATCTGTGTTGGTATAGCAAAAGGTTTGGCTTACCTCCATGAGGAATCAAGGTTGAAGATCGTTCATAGAGACATTAAAGCTACTAATGTGCTACTCGATAAAAATCTTTGTCCAAAGATAGCTGATTTTGGATTGGCCAAGCCTGATGAAGAGGATAATACCCACATAAGCACCCGGATTGCTGGAACTCTGTGAGCCTCTATGCTTGACTTTATTTTCTTATACTCTGGAACAAATGGAAGGTTTCTCTACCCTTAATGCAGCTTTGTTATTTCAACTGTGTTGCATTTTAATCAttcaatgaagaaaataaaaaccctATTTCTATCAGATTTGTAGTACTATTACTATGTGTTTATACTAGATCATATTTGACTGTATGACTTGGCAGTGGATATATGGCACCTGAATATGCAATGCGAGGTTATCTAACTGATAAAGCAGATGTTTATAGTTTCAGAATTGTTGTGTTGGAATTAGTCAGTGGGAGGAGCAACACAACTTACCGCTCCGAAGAAGAATGTTTTTATCTTCTTGATTGGGTAACGTGAATCTCTACTTTGTTCTCTAATCCTGAGTTTAATTTCATATGTTATCTCTCTCTTATAATATTTGGGGTTTCTTGTTAGTCAACATTAACTTCACTTATAGGAACGTGAACCCCAAAATGAGAAAGGAGCGTCTCTCTCTAAaatctagagagagaaaacagatctgAGAAAACTCATCTCCCTCCCCCTTCTCTTTGCCCGGATCTTGATCCCTTCGGATCTAGATCGAAGGCTTGAGAGTTGGGGGCGGGCTCTCTCGTGTTGGCCTCTCTTTTTCTCAGTTCCTCTGTCATTCATCTTTTTCTCTTGCTTCTCTCACACCCCTGTGGTGAATTACACCCATCTTGTGGTGATTTTGTTGGCTTATGTCCAGTTATAGAGGACTTTGTTCCTCCTTTCTTTGCTGATCAACCCAAAAAATTTTCAGATCCAAAAAACTCCATGATTCCCCTCACCCATCACCTCACACCAGCTCCCCTCCATCTACCAAAGACCTTCTCCATGAAGGATTTTGTGGCTACCTCTTAAAAGTGCGAGTCACTTACCGTATGGACtatgggtgctcacgcatgggtgtttcaccccccattctccgctggattttttctttgcttttggctTTTGTCCCATCTCGGTGGTTGTCTTCCCTTCCCGGTTTGAGTCTCTCTGATGGAGAagatagtgtgtgtgtgtggtatTGGTTCCTTTCTCTCATCCCCtttaattttggttttgattggaTTCACTTTTTGGGATTGTTCTGGCAACGGCTATTCGGTACTCATCACTTCGATTCAGCACTTCTCGCATCCTCTTGGCTTCTGGCGGCGGCGCCTGCGACGGTTGTGCGGAAGAGCTTGGGCGGCGGCTGCTGTGCTAGTGTAGGAGTtgatgtttattttaatttttagggtTACACTCTTTTGCCCTATCCACGTGGATTATGGTTGAGTTGTAATTTTCCTTATTGGGTTTATTTGTACTTGTGCCTTGTTTAGGCACCTTCCATTGAGTTTACTCTCATCGGTAAttattaatgaaatttcattaatatcaaaaaaaaacattaactTCACTTCACGTGGGAACTAATTAATTGCTGGTACGCCATATTCCATGCCATGCAAACCAGTTAAAAGCCATAGAAGAATTTAGAATCATATTAGtctttgaagaaaaactttgAAATTTCCACAAAGAATTCAATGTATTTAATCAATAACATAATGTTATTTAATCAATAACATAATCCTCTGTCTTTGACTGGAGTGGAGTCCTTGAACTGGAGTTCCTTCAAAAGCACATAAGATGAGTTGAATCGCCTGAGCCAAGGAAATCCAAATTGGTTACGCAAGCGCAAGCGTCCCACCACAAGAAAGAAGTGGCTCTTACCCTATCGTCGCTGGAAACTTTCTCCGGTCAATCAAGTCTGTTTCTCAGTCTGCAGCTGGTCACAAAGCAAGAGCATAAAGTTATGGAGGTAGtgatcaaaaaaaagaaaaggccttcctctcaaaaaagaaaagaaaaagaaaaggcctATAAAAAAATTGGAGCACAAAAATAACCATCATGTATCACCCCACGTCCTCAGAGCTGTGACTTTGTGGCGCTTAGGGTTCAAGTCATTACAACTGGCTTCGATAAAGTTCTCTGTGGATGAAGGATCAGTCAACATCTTATAGTACGGACGTACCTTTCTTTGGGGTTTCTTGTTAGTCAACATTAACTTCACTTCACGTGGGAACTAATTAATTGCTGGTACAGCATATTCCATGCCATGCAAACcagttagagcatctccaatggttGAGTCAAAATGCctatgtcaaatttgaatttgaagatTGAGGTGGCAATTGTCAATTTTGACAAATTTATACTCCAATAGATGTGTTAAATtcaaatattattttattatttttttctgaatttttatatataaaaaaaaatcacttttCCTCTTTCTTGTTATCTCTCCTCTTTCGTGGTTGGTCatgttctctctttttcttattcttctctgtttttcttgttGTATCGTGGACTGTGTGTTCTCAGAGAGGCTTCGCCAGAGGCGGATTTGATTGTGGAGGAGGACAGCAGAGATAAATCGGGAGTCCGGTGCGGGCGAGAATCGGAGGAGGTGAGCGAGTGTGAGGGAGAGCGAGTCGGGATCGTAGTTTTTGCAGATGTTGAAGACGAGCTCGGCCCGGGATCGCTGCTCGGAATTGGAGGAGAAGAGGGAGgagattagggttttgaaagaGGCGAGGGGTCGGGGCCAAGAATCGTCGCGACTTGCTCAAGCTGAGTCAACTCGACCATCGCCGAATTCTTTCTCAGTCTTTCACTACTCACTCACTAGTCCCTCAATTCGATTTTGAATGATCTGTGGATCTGGAATTGGGCGACAACGGCCACCCTTCCTAGGCCGGTCTCTACTTCGCAAAGCTCGGAATCAGAACCCCGTCAAAGGACTGCGTCCAAGTCGACACCGGCAGATGTTATTGTGGGTCAATTGCCTGAGAAGATGAGAAGATGCAAAATtgaaaaaggaaagagaaagaagCTCTGTGGGGAGAGAGAcgagagagaaggaagagagaaaaataatgattaaaaaacaaaagacaGATTGCTTTTGTTCTGTCAAATTTAACAGCCCAACTCCATATGTCATTTACACATAGGATAAGACCTATGGGTTGGAGTGCCTCCATACGTCTTTTGTTACCAGTAAAAGCCTCCACGTGGAAAAGACCAATCTGTTGGAGATGGTCTTAAAAGCCATGGAAGAATTTAGAATCATATTAGtctttgaagaaaaactttAAAATTTCCACAAAGAATTCAATGTATTTAATCAATAACATAATATTAATAATGATCAGTTCAGTATGGAATTGAATATTTGCAATAAAACTTTAAGCGGAGAGGTTCTAATGAGCACCactataagagcaagttcacccgttgagtCACTAGGTCACTTACTATtcactttttgttttttatatttatttccaCTCTCTGGATCACGGGCACAGTTTCCAAAAAGACCTAGGTCACCAAGTCAGCTTGCAGGTCACCAGGGTGACCTAGAAAGTGACCTAGGGCAGGAAATACAccgtgctcgtgacccagagagtgaAAATATACATAAAAAATAGTGAATATTAGGTGACATGGTGACccacgggtggacttgctctaatgaGGACTAATTGAGAACTTTTTTGTGAGACTCACTGTTTAATTACATTTCGGCAAATCAAccattagatgtttagatattcatgagtaaaacatttctgcaaattttcaaccaaattggaaATCGTTAGGGCATTTATAATAGTGATTTATTATTTATGAATATGAACGGTtcaaatttgacagatttggtttgtccatttatttaatctagtttgacaCTTTAACGATttccaatttggttgaaaatttataGAAGTGATGTGCTCATAAATATCTagacatctaacggttgatttgccgaAATATTAATCGGAAAGTCTTCAACTAATTTTTATTATAATGGTCCTCATTAGACTCTCTATCTAACTTTAGATTTCTTTTATAACATTTTTTAGTGACCTTGTTATTTACTAGGCCATTATATATActtttttcctcaaaatgttTAGGTGATCAATAGCTTTTAGGTTCGGGTCAAAGACAATGGCCTTTCCTTTTGAGACTGTAATTTTTAGGTTTGGGTTAGGGACAATAGCCCTTCCTTTTGAGACTGTAACTTTTAGGTTCAGGTCAATAGCTTTAAGTTCGAGTGGCCTTGTAACTTTTAAGTTCGGGTCAAGGACAATAGCCTTTCCCTTTGAGAACTTTTAAGTTCAGGTCAATAGCTTTTTAAGTACGAGTGGCCTTGTAACTTTTAAGTTCGGGTCAAGGACAATAGCCTTTCCTTTTGAGACTGTAACTTTTAGGTTCAGGTCAATAGTTTTTTAAGTACGAGTGGCCTTATGGAAGATACAAATATTGAGTGGACAAGTTGTGACCTTATCTGTTATTGGCCTTTAGTGATTTTCTTTTAATGTAAAGTTTGTAGTACCGTAGCAGTGCTGTTAAGAGTATCCACGTTGAGCTCCTTATTTTTTCATTAAACAAAATTTATGATGAAGCTAAAATAAATATTCTGATTACACTCCATTGTACGCTtctaaaattagaaaaaaaaagaaaaaaaaaaaacaatgaactTTTAAAAGATCTGTCTATTGTCACGCTTCTATATACTTAATTCATCCTACATACAAAAATTTAGTAAAAGATCCCATACTAAccttaactaaaaaaaaaaaaaaacatcaataTCTACATTATGCAAGCTCATCTTtcgattaaaatatatatatctgcatTCTGCATCAACCATTAGTAGTTTAGTACCCTAATATACCCCTATATATCCTTGCCTCAATCGTCGCCACCACCTATCAACGGCCAACCCAGCCACCATCATCCTAGAAGAACATGAGTTGTCTTAACATAATGGAGTCCCTCCGATCCATAAATAACCCAAACTTCAATCCCAAGCCCAATCCTGGAAAGAGACAAGGAAATTGATCATTGGGGCCATAAGAGTTTAGAATATGGTGGTGCAGTGGTGATATGAGAGTTCGCTACAACGTctgcatcttcttcttcttcttttttatcaaataaatgcatcttaatatttttgttttcttgttttcctttttattctttctttggttttataatatatcttcttcttctttttctcattaaTTGGAGAATAAGggtaaacaaaataaattataGGGTGGACATAGTCTTGCCACTTCTAAAatatgaggagagagaaagtctAGATAGGTTGAAGTGCTGAACTATTGGAACCAAATGAAAGGGAACACTGAGTGGGATCAGGGAAACTAGCAAACTGATCGTTAAATAGATAAAAATAGGTGCTATGTGGCTCCTAGTGTATTAATTAAACTAATATTACTATCTACAATTATAACTTtctattttataatttatttacTAATTAAACTAATATGtttatttttccttcttctttttttttttttgaaagaaatgtggatttcattaactTATGTCAAGATGgacattacatatccttctgctgccttcgactagacagatcaagaagttgtagtaagagaactactgtgatacatagaaacagaccacctatattcgaactaaccgctcacttatttaaaagcgagcctataaactatggagaATAGCAAGACATAATAAATAGACCCCTACCACACCTATCTATATTTTTTCCTCGCCTTTTaagctagggctaggaggttttgTTGGGCACAATTGCTTTCCGTTCCATAGAGAGACTAGGCCTAACAACATAGTGAAGCGGGCCCCACAGCTGTCCAAACTTCTGAAGGCCGAATGGACTCGGATGCTTCTTTAATGAAGAGCCCAGGCCTATTACTTACTTCCTTCATCTTCCTTTTCTGGCCCATAGTAACACATATGAGCCCATTTTCAAGAGCCACAAGCATAGGCCCAATAGTTTGACCTAGCCACATAGGGTCCAAACCCAATCTCACTAAGGCAGCAGCATCGCTGGCGCAGTCCCCGACATCATCGTCGCCGGCAATCACCCTGCCAGTCGCATGGGGCATTGGATCACTGCCAAAAAACCGCCCAGTCCCCTGACCCCACCAAGCAACCATCAACGgaattgatttggacacccagcGTGTCTCCCTCAGCTCTGATTTCTCCGGCACCCAAGCTTTTGGAAACCAGCCATTGACAATCAGTCCAGCAGCACCGCTTCTCACTTGCTTCATTATGAGCCCAGCTGCAACCACGGTTTTGCCGCCGCACTCTAGCACCGCGCATCTATTGGACTCAAAAGATCTTATTCCAATTCTCTTATGCGCCGAAGTACCAAGCCTCAGGCCTCCGCCGCTGACTAGTTGCCTACCAGCCCAAACAATCCGAGTGAGAGGATCAATGGAAGGGCAGAAATTCCCCGAGATTGGAATTCTATCAAAGCCGCTGTGCTCATGTACTATGGACACCCCGAGAAGAGATGTCAACACCCTGAATTTAGAGGCTGGACCGTTGACATCCCACTGCATCTTCGCATTGTCTTGGTGATTGATGTTTGGGCGACTATCAAGATCGCCATAGATGCCAGCACATAGCCCATACCCATGAATTATGAGGATGCTGATAGCAAGGATCAGAGGAGTCGATGGTGATTGACATTGAAAAGCAGTAGCGGCGGAGTTAGGGTTTAGAGGAGCCATTTGACAAGCTTATTTTTTCCTTCTTATTTGAGTGAAGAGATCGACAAGGAAATCAGAAGCTTCATTGTCTCTTTTAATCCTCTTCGGAGGTCTAGTTTTCCTTATTTTAGGCTTAATCCTAAAATGTAGGTGTGCTAAAAATGTGCTAGGTAGTTTGCTCTTATATTAGGGGTGGATTTTGCCCTAAGTAACAATTCTTATTATCAACTCTCAGAGATGTGCTGTTATTGTACTACTTGTTGAATTCTATATAATGATCGAGCTTtctgacttaaaaaaaaaaaaaaaaaatctatatttcACGTAGAATACCAGTGTTCTTTTTGAAATGAACTATTTAAGTTACGTGTATGCATGTTTGGAGAAAGTTAAAACCCGTCATTCAAAAGGGACTAACCTTTTTCTTATGAAATATTCATCCACTATGCAATGAAATTTTATGTGGTCTACCATCCATATTTAATTGATTCCCACTTTTGCATGCAGAAACGTAAGCAGAAATTTGGTTGGTTGAGAGTTGAGACTAAGAAGTATGAAGTTTGCTTCTCAAAAGCATACTCTAAATAATGATAATCAAATGCGTCTAGAAATGAATGATTGCCTAAAAGCTTTGCAAAGGCCCCATATAGAGGCCCGTTTATAGTACAGTTTCTGGAATTGATATTCATAATCGACTTGGATTCCATCTTTTCAAAGTAGTGGAGTACTTTTAGActgcaaattaatcaaaatttGCATGCATGTCACTCATCGATTCATTCGGATACCTTTTCCTTATGTCCTCTTTACTTTTTCTAATTTGACTTGAAAGAAACTTCAAGGATTCTCTAGGCGGATTCGTGCATATCTTAATTTGCCGTCCATATTTgattcccattttttagtttttacatgAAGAGACGTACGTAGATTGAAAATGCCCAAATGCATGCTACTATGGTCGATCTCTGACTGATTGACTGAGGTGGTGTGTTGACCATTAAAATctgtaataatatatatttttacgGTTTACTAACTTCGTTCATAATCACCAAATATTATTGATTTATGAATTGTGATATTTCTCGATCACAATGTTACTCATTCTCTACTCTAAACCTCTATCTCGTTATGAACAGTAGCATTCCTTATGAACGGATCGGACTCCTCTAAAATGAAGAGGGTGTGAATTTACGTCAATTTTATTAAATCATGACTCTCTGTCTAATCTAAGGGTCATTAAATTGCCACATTACTTTTCCATTAATTTTTGGCTTTCCACATAAATCCAGTTAACTGTGCTGTTAACTATGATTAACtccagacaaaaaaaaaaaaaaaaaaacaagaagaagagttAAACCCCTTCACGTATTGTCTTTCTCCTTGGCTTATTGTAGAGATCAATTTTCTACGTTCTTCTTGTACTTTATTGCAGATAGTTGTTCACTATTGAAAAAATTAACAAACTCGATCAATCTTTGGAGAGGGTTGAAGAGTCTCAAAATCTCCTGTGAATTCAACCTTCATATAGAGCCATATATAGAGGTGCTTCACTTCGCTTGCCCATTGTAGCAACCTGCTAATTGCACCCCAACACCATTGGACGCCCTTAATGGATAAGGACTGCAGAGCCACAGGTTTTTCAAAATCAACCATGTAGAGCCGAGATAGATATTTATGCAGAAATCATATGAAAACACCATAAGTACCACACCGGATTCATACAAACAAAAAAGTTATATATAAAAGTCTATAG harbors:
- the LOC133730997 gene encoding probable leucine-rich repeat receptor-like serine/threonine-protein kinase At3g14840 — translated: MYVYFQSLTSNNFSGELPETFAKLTTLTDFRISDSSFSGKIPDFIQSWTNLEGLVIQASGFTGPIPSGISLLTRLTDLRITDLNGSESSFPVLDNMKSLETLVLRNCNISGQLPEYLGNMSTLKILDLSFNKLTGDIPNNFSGLGNLDNMFLTGNMLTGTVPADWMKANSIDLSYNKFTMKSNDEKCEPRDGLNLFASSSGDNTSSVSCLPLAKCPTTWYALHINCGGKEVPLYENSTRPINATYERDTDVAGPSSVYESINWASSTTGYFADDGRPSKTYIWTNSSGLTMDNPELYMNARLSPISLTYYGYCLGNGSYTVNLHFAEIIVTNDKTFSSLGRRVFDIYIQGSLAVKDFNIADEADGFGKAVTKNFTANVTDSTLEIRLFWAGKGTTGVPYKGDYGPLISAISIVSDSPPPQETRPGGGSSGISAGAVVGIVAGGVFIILLVLGILWWKGFIGPANTLEQDLKGVDLQTSRFTLRQIKTATNNFDISNKIGEGGFGPVYKGLLSDDTAIAVKKLSAKSKQGNREFVNEIGMISALQHPYLVKLYGCCIEGNDLLLVYEYLENNSVARAPFGPKASQVKMDWPTRHRICVGIAKGLAYLHEESRLKIVHRDIKATNVLLDKNLCPKIADFGLAKPDEEDNTHISTRIAGTLGYMAPEYAMRGYLTDKADVYSFRIVVLELVSGRSNTTYRSEEECFYLLDWVT